Part of the Gracilinanus agilis isolate LMUSP501 unplaced genomic scaffold, AgileGrace unplaced_scaffold49363, whole genome shotgun sequence genome, ggaaggaagcaagcaagcaaggaagaaaggaaggaaggaaggaaggaagcaagaaaggaaggaagtcccttccatctcatAATCCTACCTCAATAGTGAATATTTGGGCAGGTATGCAATGGGacagtgtcaggcctggagtcaagaacgCCTAATTTCAAAtgtagccccagacacttactagctgtgagactctgggcaagtgacttcaccctgtttgcctcagtttcctcatctataaaatgagctgcagtaggaaatgacaaatcactctagtatctttaccaagaaaatcccaaatgggttcaggAAGAGACTGACCCGATTGAACAAAAGAGCATATTGAACATGTGATTCAGATTCaggcatttaaatattttccctaagCAGTTAGTTCCCTTACTCTGGAGCAAAGCGGAAGTCAATAAtgacttctcttctctccttctattTCCAATACCCTGCTGATCAATTTTTGATACATCCGCTCCCTCCCTCTCAGGCCAGCTTACTCCAGTTTCCTGAACCTCTCTCTCCCAGCTGCAACATATTTGCCCCCTTGCTGCAGCTGCTCCAGCTCCAGGATCTGGTGTCCTTGACCGGGAGTGTACAGTCGCCTCACACCGAAAGGCACTGCCAACTTCTCATCCAACTGAGTCATCAACGATTCAATGTTGGGGACACGCTTTCGATTGATCACAAACTTCGTGCCTACGTAGAACTCGTCTCCGTTGCGGTACACCAGGATGGTCCTGGCTGGGGTGATGTCCAACAGGTTGTGGGAGTACAAGGGCCTTTGGGTGCCCATGGcgggtggggaaagggaaggtcAACTATCCAATCAGCTAAGAGTCATAGACTTTAGGAAGGGCCCCCTTTCCTGCCCGGCACCGCCCCCAGGCCTCCAAGGTTCCAATCCCGGGAGGCGGAGCGGAAGAGCAGAGATGGATAGGGCTCTGAGTGGGGGGCAGCAGTAGAGGCAGCTGTCCCCAAGGAAAGATTTAGAAAGGTTGGTTTGGGCGtcgattttttttgcctttccttctcttctctctctaggtGGACTGGAGCTCAGAGAGCAGAAGACCGAGCTATCTagcagcaggagcaggagcagtgCCTGAGACTCTGCTCCCTGGAACATCACTTCATGCCTGTGGGCCGTGGGTGAGCCCCCAGGACTGGGGAGGATTCTCTCTCGCCTGCAAATCCGCCCCCCAGGCCGCTGCAGCTGCACAGGATGCTGCCGCCGGCGGGGATCTCGGTTGGTAACAGGTCTGGCGGTTAGGCTAGGATAGGGGCTGCTCCACCCAACCTGCCATCTGTCCCCACCCCCTGCGGACCGGGCTTTGACGCGGGCGGGGGCGATTGTGACCGCTCGCTCGGGTGGGACAGTCTAGGGGGCTAAAGAGGAACTAGAGGTATCCTGAGAGGGGGGTGGAGAGAGATGAAGCGGAGGTGAGAGGGAAGGGCGCAGATCCTGGGATTTAACGTACAAAAGGAATTCTCCTGGGTCTTCTGATCCAATCCTCTACAGCCCCTCTAGGTGGGGATACGAAGGCCTGCAAAGGAGAGGTGACTTCAGGATGCTGAGGGACAGAACCAGGATTATAACTGGAAGGAGACAGAGGATGGACGTAAAGAACACTACACTGGAAACCCTGGACCTCTGTTCACATCTTAGCTCAATAACTTGCACAAAGATGAATAATTCataatgtttgttttaaaccataTCATTTTCCAGAGGCTACAAACTGAATTCAAAAAGCAGGTTTGAGTTTTACAGAAACAGAATTATGGCTGTCGCAGAGGACAATGGAAAGAGTGTTATAGGATTGAGTAAATTTCAGGATATTATCAATTATGATGAATAATATCTAGGAAATGTGTTGTCAGAACAGGAGGAAGGCTGATCAAATATTGAGAGATGGGGTAACAGGTGATAGCCCTAGAAGATCCCACTATAAAGACCTTGATGAAAAAGAAACCTTCAGCCAAGGATCTACTCGGCTCTGACCAGTTCATGAGAGCCAATTTGTTCAATTGTCCTCAGCACACCCCTTTCCATAACATTGGGTAAACGTTTTGCAAAGGCTCCATGAGAAAATCTGTACAAGCATCATCCAAGAGAAGGTATAAGTGGGTTGTATTCTTTTCCAAGGGAGGAAATAACAGAGCAAAGATGTCCTGGTTCCTCTGGAGTGGTTCATAAACAGTTTGTAGCCACCCTAATTGCCGGGATGCTTAATAGTGGAACACCTTACTCATATTTCTGTGGCACATTAAAATTTTACAAGCACTTTCCTTGTCAGTTGAAAGGAAGCTCCCCCAATAAAACGTAAGCATCTCCTtagaagagactttttttttttttaatctttgtatcccaGTGCCTAGAACAGGGCCTGACACATAGGGTAGACTCTTAAAAAATGCTAAGTggtgccactcttctgccttggaaccaatgcacagtattgattccaaggcagaaggtaagggtttaaaaaaaaatgataagtgGAGGACTGAATGAATAATATAACCCTGTGAAGCACAAAGAATAAGAATGTTTGCCCCCACTTTCTAGATGTGATTCAAAGAGTACCCTACCCAGTTATATAGCTTCTACATGTCAAGGCTAAGGTTTTTGTGTTCTGCAGCCAAGGTGTGGAGTTCTCATTGGTTCTGTTGCTTCCAATATAACTTTCATATAACTATTTTCTTCGCCAAGCAGCTTGAaggtgaggaaaattaatattgtgaATAATCTTTCTGTGACTCCATCCATTTCCTCATAGCCTACTTCCTGAATAGACAGATTCTGAAGGGCCAGATTGAATAAGGTGATTACTCCTAGCCCCCAAAGCATCTGCTCATTTACCAGCCTGGGCAGGGgggccttttttttctttttacccccaaaataGAAACCAGATTGATCTAAGGCCCTCCCCAGGGGATGATTTTCTTGTCTTTGCTTTTCATGACCAAAGTTGAAGGTAACCTGATCTACAAAGGGGAGGTCAAGCCAGTAGAATCCTAAAAATGGCTTATTTTTTTGGCCAAGATTTCTGAAAGTAGCTAGATCTCACAGACAGCTAGCATTCTTTGAGGGTCAGAATGGGGTAGGTATGATGATCTACATCTGAAAGCCAGCCCACTTTCCTAGCTGCATGTTGAGGAGGAGGTTTAATCCTATCCCCTCAATGATGAAGTAAAAGGAAGAAGCTGAGAACTATTAATCCACCACCCCATTAAAAAGACCACCAATCAAGATTGCCTTAACAGTCCCCAGGGGAGGTCCAAATGATGTACAGTCAGGCCATTCAGAAGGACAACACACCCAAATTTAAAAAGTCCGGTAATCCCTCACTTAGTGTCTTTTGACACAAATGGAGGCAGACCATAAGATCTATTCATTTACTAATAGGTTTAGTACCCCATTCATGAATAACATCTTGGAGAGTTGCTTCAGTTTGTCTTTTGTTGTATTTCCCTCACAATAAAGGAAAAGGCTTAGTCTTCTAAGCAACTAaatggctgagtggatagagtatAAGATGTGAAGTGaagatgagtttgaatcctaccccAGACACTTTACTGTATgacactgaacaagtcatttaacctctctgtgcctccgtttcctgctctgtaaaatgggaataataaaaaccTACCTCCTAGCTAGTGTTTTTGTAAGGAACAAAtaagttaacatatgtaaagtgctttgcaaaccttaaagcgtCCTATTTAAtactagttattgttattatcattttcttctctaaacaacccactccagtatcagAAGAGTATTacagataaatgttttcataaACATAGAGTTAAAGGGGAGCTGAGAGTCCATCTGTTCCAACCCCCCCCCctccatttttaaagatgagaatactgagatccatagaggtcaaatgacttacccacaatacatacacacatacatacagataggaagtgacAAGGGCACGATCTCAACCCAAACCTTGATTCCAAATGCATTGTCTTGTTGCATCCAATTATAAACTCCACCAAGCTATTATTTGACCATAAACTCTATGAAGATTTGTGACAACAGAATGTCAGAACCTGAACTTGTTTGaactggtcctctgactccagattgtACTTAATGTTGAATGAATTTCATACACATACGTATAAAAaaagaccacacacacacatatatatttgcttatggaatgaaaatattccattattaaatatttcctataagTGAAGAGGTCTCAGTGACTTTGGGGCataaaatgaggaagacctgaatcagGCTTCAGATagtcactgtgtgaccctgggcaagtcacttaacctctttgtttGCTTTTATCCACTGGAGAAATACATGGCAAgctgagtatctttgccaagaaaacttcatgaatAATATGgtctatggggtcacaaagagttggacatgattgaacaacagaaTAAGGACAACAGGTGAAGAAGAAAGTTCCCCTATAAAAGCTTACTTTACATTTCCACTTGTGTGAAAAATAGTTTCATTCTAAAATAGTAAAAGCTTACACATTAACCAGAATACACAATTCTCTTGGTAGGTGGGGGAAGTATGTTTTATTGTCACCAGGAATCATCTCTGATCTCAGAGATAAAAGCACAAGTGTCTCTAAAGGTCCAGGTGTTCAAAATGTTTGAAGAAAGTATGTTACCATGACCGACAGGTAACATTTAACAACTATCCCGATTTCATGTGATTTTGAAGGAAGAGCAATTTGCTCTCAAAGGCACAATAACAGGGAATCGTCTGGAAGACATTAATTTTTCAGTGGGCTTGAGGAGGCAGAGGGAGCTGGGGAAGCCCCGCAAACGAAGCCGGCTCAGTCCCCCATCTGGGGCAATGGTAATTTTCACGTGGGTGACAACATTCTGCAGCTGAAGAGCAACGCTCTCAAACAAATGATTCTTGTTGGATTGCAGCTGAGGAAGAGAATCAAGAATAGCAGAAACTTTAGTGAGAACATAACCTGTGATTTCCAAAGATCTGGAACTACTTACTAGTAGTGATAGTTAGAGACAGTAGGGCTTGGAGTCTGTGTTGGCTCACAGAAGGCTTCATGACACCCCATTGGAGATGGATgccacagataaggaaaccaaggcactcagatttgctcatgatcacacagctaccAAGTGACAGGGGTacaattcaaacccagttctcaCCTTATTCTAAGCACTCTTTTAGACTGttagccccttgagggcagggattgtctttggcctctttttgtatctccaccaTTTAGTACAGTGGTTGGTGcattaatcaaattaaatttaaatgtaattaaattaaGTAGATGACtcactaaatgtttattgacttgactgACTGACATTATACCATAATCACAGGACTTGGACCTAGAAGagcccttagagatcatctagtgaaggcaagtcaacaaacatttgttaaatatttatgttGTGCCAGATAATCTTGCTTCCTCATgttccagagaaggaaaactgaggcacagagaaacaACTTCCCCATGGACATGTGAGTGTTCTATAACTTATTTGGTGGGAGTATGAGAGAGGGGTGGATATAAAGAACTAGGAGATGTAGCATTTACCCTTGGGACCTTAAAATATTTGGGGGAAAATCAAGAGTAATGAGCAATTAGAATAGGCCAGAGTTAAGATCTGTACATCTAGAAGTTAAGTTGTATGGGATATATAAACGCAAAAAAGAGCAGCCAACACTGAGCACTTCTCTCTCTGGAGTAAGGGAAGAACTGTGTCTTTTCAAACATAGTGGGGTAGCGGGACGGGAAGAACCTCTAGGAAAAACTTGGTCTAACATATTAATCATAATAAGACAAGTATTATCAGCCCTACTGCAGCACTACATGGGCATTCCCAAATGTTTTGGCTTTGTTATTGTTCTATAAGAGGAGGTAGTAGCTTGGAGCAGTATGAAAAGAATTTCACTGGAAATCAAAAGGCAGAGGTTCAAATCGTACTTTTGCCACTCAttgatttggggcagctaggtggttccatGTATAGaccactgggcttggaattaggaagactcatgagttcaaatccaggctcataTACTTAGTAGTAAGTAgtaatcacttaatcctgttgcctcagtttccttgtctgtaaaatgaactggagaagaaaatggcaaaccactccagtatagtATATAGGTTTGGTtatatatatgagtgtgctcttacaacagtgactaatatggaagtgtgttttcatgacaataaaaaattttttttttaatttaaggattgcttcattttttttttgtattggatTCCTCCCTAATACAGTTCTTTGGATAGAATAGGTATTTAGTTGTTGCTTGGTGgttgttgattaattaatattCAACTTTATTCCACAGGAAATATCTGTGGTCAAATCATAATTTCTCCCAGAACAAGCATTTTGGTCAGCTACTCAATTAGTGCCTATCCTATGCATTTGGTAAACAAAAGATCTAGGGCGATCACTCACCTTTGTGACAGAAAGCAGCAGTTTCCATTTGACATTTGGCATATGCCACTTTTGCGAaataccctcttcttcttctgaaCTTGTTAGAACACAACCTTCAAGTTTGCAGGTGTCTGGATAATTACCTAATAGAAGAGAATGGAGACATATGTAGTATCCTACTTAGCCGTCAAGTGCAGGGTGATTGCTCATGTCAGACACAAAACTTTTTGCAACAAGGCAAGGTAGGGATAATCTATCTTTCCAAGGCTTGAATTTGAACTAGAGAATGAGAGAGTACACAGATAATTGTCA contains:
- the LOC123255612 gene encoding doublecortin domain-containing protein 2C-like; protein product: MGTQRPLYSHNLLDITPARTILVYRNGDEFYVGTKFVINRKRVPNIESLMTQLDEKLAVPFGVRRLYTPGQGHQILELEQLQQGGKYVAAGRERFRKLE